In Variovorax paradoxus, a single genomic region encodes these proteins:
- a CDS encoding cytochrome c biogenesis protein DipZ, with protein sequence MLLLIVAYLGGVLTILSPCILPVLPFVFASAGRPFRSHGLPLLLGMALAFAAVATLAAVGGGWVVAANQYGRYAAIAMLALFGLALLVPSLAQRMSRPLVALGLRLASPGGSQSSVFAPLLLGVGTGLLWAPCAGPILGLILTGAALNGASIGTSLLLLAYAVGACTSLAAALLFGGRLFAMLKGSLRTGEWVRRGAGVAVLAGVGAIASGLDTGLLSQLSFGTTSALEKALVEKVGTNMPSAPRASFDRSGLMLASTAAPRPALALRDEGAIAPLAGATEWINSPPLTAESLRGKVVLVDFWTYSCINCLRTLPYVRAWADKYKDAGLVVLGVHAPEFAFEKLPANVRKATKDLGIGFPVAVDSNYAIWRAFGNQYWPALYFVDAQGRIRHHQFGEGGYEKSEQVIQQLLAEAGRGAAAGPLVSPEGQGTQAAAGASPALSGETYLGYERASNFASPGGIASDRARVYQAPSSLRENRWALSGEWTVGAERAVLGKAQGRIAYRFHARDLHLVLGPSADGTPVRFRVRIDGKPPLADHGTDTDAQGDGTIDTQRLYQLVRQSANGADRLFEIEFLDAGAQAYVFTFG encoded by the coding sequence ATGCTCCTTCTCATCGTTGCCTACCTGGGTGGTGTGCTCACCATCCTGAGCCCGTGCATCCTGCCGGTGCTGCCCTTCGTCTTCGCGAGTGCCGGCCGGCCGTTCCGCTCTCATGGACTGCCCCTGCTGCTGGGCATGGCACTGGCCTTCGCCGCGGTCGCCACGCTGGCGGCCGTGGGCGGCGGCTGGGTGGTGGCGGCGAACCAGTACGGGCGCTACGCGGCCATCGCGATGCTCGCGCTCTTCGGCCTCGCGCTGCTGGTGCCATCGCTGGCGCAGCGCATGAGCCGCCCGCTGGTGGCGCTGGGCCTTCGGCTGGCGAGCCCTGGCGGCTCGCAGTCTTCGGTGTTCGCGCCGCTGCTGCTGGGCGTGGGCACGGGGCTGCTGTGGGCGCCGTGCGCGGGGCCGATCCTCGGCCTGATCCTCACGGGAGCGGCGCTCAACGGCGCGAGCATCGGCACCTCCCTGCTGCTGCTGGCCTACGCGGTGGGCGCCTGCACCTCGCTGGCGGCGGCGCTCCTGTTCGGCGGGCGGCTGTTCGCGATGCTGAAGGGATCGCTTCGCACCGGCGAATGGGTGCGGCGCGGTGCCGGCGTGGCGGTGCTCGCGGGCGTGGGCGCCATCGCCTCGGGGCTGGACACGGGGCTGCTGAGCCAGCTGTCCTTCGGCACCACCTCGGCGCTGGAGAAGGCGCTCGTGGAGAAGGTCGGCACGAACATGCCGAGCGCGCCGCGGGCATCGTTCGACCGCAGCGGCCTGATGCTCGCATCGACAGCCGCGCCTCGCCCCGCGCTGGCACTGCGCGACGAAGGCGCGATTGCGCCGCTCGCGGGCGCCACCGAGTGGATCAACTCGCCGCCGCTCACCGCCGAGAGCCTGCGCGGCAAGGTGGTGCTGGTCGATTTCTGGACCTACTCGTGCATCAACTGCCTGCGCACCCTGCCCTACGTCCGCGCCTGGGCCGACAAGTACAAAGACGCCGGACTGGTCGTGCTCGGCGTGCATGCGCCGGAGTTCGCGTTCGAGAAGCTGCCTGCCAACGTGCGCAAGGCGACGAAGGACCTGGGCATCGGCTTTCCCGTGGCGGTGGACAGCAACTACGCCATCTGGCGCGCGTTCGGCAACCAGTACTGGCCGGCGCTGTATTTCGTCGATGCGCAGGGGCGCATCCGCCATCACCAGTTCGGCGAAGGCGGCTACGAGAAGTCGGAGCAGGTCATCCAGCAGTTGCTGGCTGAGGCGGGGCGCGGCGCAGCGGCCGGCCCGCTGGTGTCGCCCGAAGGCCAGGGCACGCAGGCGGCGGCCGGCGCGTCGCCTGCCCTCTCGGGCGAGACCTACCTGGGCTACGAGCGCGCGAGCAATTTCGCGTCGCCCGGCGGCATCGCGAGCGACCGTGCCCGCGTGTACCAGGCGCCTTCTTCGCTGCGCGAGAACCGCTGGGCGCTTTCCGGCGAATGGACCGTGGGCGCCGAACGCGCTGTGCTGGGCAAGGCGCAGGGGCGCATCGCCTACCGCTTCCACGCGCGCGACCTGCACCTGGTGCTGGGCCCGTCGGCCGACGGCACGCCGGTGCGCTTTCGCGTGCGGATCGACGGCAAGCCGCCGCTCGCGGACCACGGCACCGACACCGACGCGCAGGGCGACGGCACCATCGATACGCAGCGTCTCTACCAGCTCGTGCGCCAGTCGGCGAACGGCGCGGACCGGCTGTTCGAGATCGAGTTCCTCGACGCGGGCGCGCAGGCCTACGTCTTCACCTTCGGCTGA
- a CDS encoding ATP-binding protein gives MPNTASLPAPAIGLRRLTPRSLFSRVTLIIVIGLAIAQLLTFAAIRYERGMALRELMMIGIERDIASSVAILDRLPAAERESWLARLERRNYRFVLGGSAEGTPPDTAMSRQFAKAIVDAMRPFQIVKVGQVSSPREGLQIEVRLSDGSTLVVHARRVDMPVSSWVMWLLWIQLLVLAVCAWYAVRLVTRPLAQLADAADELGPDLKGQQLSEDGPTEVAHAARAFNAMQKRIAGYMAERVEILAAISHDLQTPITRMRLRTDLMDNEQDRGKFRQDLDAMNALVREGVTYARTLHGATEPPCRIDADALFESMLADYEDSGERVLLEGRAGAPIVTRPNALRRILTNLIDNALKFGTDVRLQVRIDGDRLALLVVDNGPGIPPDDLENVLKPFYRVENSRNRSTGGTGLGLAIAHQLAMAMGAELTLRNRDEGGLEARLTMYTRAALPG, from the coding sequence ATGCCCAACACCGCCAGCCTCCCCGCGCCCGCCATCGGCCTGCGCCGGCTCACGCCCCGATCGCTCTTTTCCCGCGTGACGCTGATCATCGTCATCGGCCTTGCGATCGCGCAGCTGCTCACCTTCGCCGCCATCCGCTACGAACGCGGCATGGCGCTGCGCGAGCTGATGATGATCGGCATCGAGCGCGACATCGCGAGCTCGGTCGCCATCCTCGACCGGCTGCCGGCGGCCGAGCGCGAGAGCTGGCTCGCGCGGCTGGAGCGGCGCAACTACCGCTTCGTGCTGGGCGGCAGCGCCGAGGGCACGCCGCCCGACACTGCCATGTCGCGGCAGTTCGCCAAGGCCATCGTCGACGCGATGCGGCCGTTCCAGATCGTCAAGGTCGGCCAGGTGAGTTCGCCGCGCGAGGGCCTGCAGATCGAGGTGCGGCTGTCGGACGGCTCCACGCTGGTGGTGCATGCGCGCCGGGTCGACATGCCGGTGTCCAGCTGGGTGATGTGGCTGCTTTGGATACAGCTGCTCGTGCTGGCCGTGTGCGCCTGGTACGCAGTGCGGCTGGTGACGCGCCCGCTCGCGCAGCTGGCGGACGCGGCCGACGAACTCGGCCCCGACCTCAAGGGCCAGCAACTCTCGGAAGACGGCCCGACCGAAGTGGCGCACGCCGCACGCGCCTTCAACGCGATGCAAAAGCGCATTGCCGGCTACATGGCCGAGCGCGTGGAGATCCTCGCGGCCATCTCGCACGACCTGCAGACGCCCATCACCCGCATGCGGCTGCGCACCGACCTGATGGACAACGAACAGGACCGCGGCAAATTCCGCCAGGATCTGGACGCGATGAACGCGCTGGTGCGCGAGGGCGTGACCTATGCGCGCACCTTGCACGGCGCCACCGAGCCGCCCTGCCGCATCGACGCCGACGCGCTGTTCGAGAGCATGCTCGCCGACTACGAAGACTCGGGCGAGCGCGTGCTGCTCGAAGGCCGCGCGGGCGCCCCCATCGTGACGCGGCCGAACGCGCTGCGCCGCATCCTCACGAACCTGATCGACAACGCGCTGAAGTTCGGCACCGACGTCCGCCTGCAGGTGCGCATCGACGGCGACCGGCTGGCGCTGCTGGTGGTCGACAACGGGCCGGGCATTCCGCCGGACGATCTGGAGAACGTGCTCAAGCCCTTCTACCGCGTCGAGAACTCGCGCAACCGCAGCACCGGCGGCACCGGGCTGGGCCTGGCGATCGCGCATCAGCTCGCGATGGCGATGGGTGCCGAGCTCACGCTGCGCAACCGCGACGAAGGCGGACTCGAGGCCCGGCTGACCATGTACACGCGGGCTGCATTGCCGGGCTGA
- a CDS encoding alpha/beta fold hydrolase — MTAQPINRQRRHLLGGAAASLAAVQLAFMGSAQAAGIGASAGTTRKLEPIRQIKAGELDVGYYEAGPADGIPVLLLHGYPYDIHSYADVAPLLAARGCRVIVPHLRGHGSTRFLDSANPRSAQQAAVALDQIALLDALGIDRAVIVGYDWGARTGCIMAALWPERCIGLLSVNGYIMTNRPGNQKPLPAKVELGWWYQYYFATERGRLGLEANRRDIARILWSTNSPKWAYDDATFERTAASFDNPDYVQIVIHNYRWRLGLADGFPQYEAYEKRLAAFPSIKVPTITMDGDSDGVVPATDGTAYAAKFTGPRTHLVVNAGHNVPQETPQVFADAVWRLASARG; from the coding sequence ATGACCGCACAACCCATCAATCGCCAGCGCCGCCACCTGCTCGGCGGCGCCGCCGCCAGCCTTGCCGCCGTGCAACTGGCCTTCATGGGCAGCGCCCAGGCAGCCGGCATCGGCGCCAGCGCCGGCACGACGCGCAAGCTGGAGCCGATCCGCCAGATCAAGGCCGGCGAGCTCGACGTGGGCTATTACGAAGCCGGTCCCGCCGACGGCATTCCGGTGCTGCTGCTGCACGGCTACCCCTACGACATCCACAGCTATGCCGATGTCGCGCCGCTGCTCGCGGCCCGGGGCTGCCGCGTGATCGTGCCGCACTTGCGCGGGCACGGCAGCACGCGCTTTCTCGACAGCGCCAATCCGCGCTCGGCGCAGCAGGCGGCGGTGGCGCTCGACCAGATCGCGCTGCTCGACGCGCTGGGCATCGACCGTGCGGTGATCGTGGGCTATGACTGGGGCGCGCGCACCGGCTGCATCATGGCGGCGTTGTGGCCCGAGCGCTGCATCGGGCTGCTGTCGGTCAATGGCTACATCATGACCAACCGGCCCGGCAACCAGAAGCCGCTGCCCGCCAAGGTGGAACTGGGCTGGTGGTACCAGTACTACTTCGCGACCGAGCGCGGCCGCCTCGGGCTGGAGGCGAACCGGCGCGACATCGCCCGCATTCTGTGGAGCACGAACTCGCCCAAGTGGGCCTACGACGACGCCACCTTCGAGCGCACAGCGGCGTCGTTCGACAACCCCGACTACGTGCAGATCGTCATCCACAACTACCGCTGGCGGCTGGGCCTGGCCGATGGATTTCCGCAATACGAAGCGTATGAAAAGCGCCTGGCCGCCTTCCCCAGCATCAAGGTGCCCACGATCACCATGGACGGCGACTCCGACGGCGTGGTGCCCGCTACCGACGGCACCGCCTATGCCGCCAAGTTCACCGGCCCGCGCACCCACCTGGTGGTGAACGCCGGACATAACGTGCCGCAGGAAACGCCGCAGGTGTTTGCCGACGCGGTGTGGAGGCTGGCTTCGGCGCGCGGCTGA
- a CDS encoding response regulator encodes MNAKTSDHILIVDDDREIRELLTTYLVKNGLRVAAVPTGRHMRAALEESGPFDLIILDLMLPGEDGLTLCRDLRTGKYKATPILMLTARSEEADRILGLEMGADDYLAKPFSARELLARIRSVLRRTRMLPPNMRSTEAASKLAFGEWQVDTTARHLLDDSGVMVALSGAEYRLLRVFLDHPQKVLSRDQLLSLTQGREAELFERSIDLLVSRLRQRLRDDAREPRYIKTVRSEGYVLAASVEPVD; translated from the coding sequence ATGAACGCCAAGACTTCCGACCACATCCTCATCGTCGACGACGACCGGGAAATCCGCGAACTGCTCACAACCTATCTCGTGAAGAACGGCCTTCGCGTGGCGGCCGTGCCCACGGGCCGGCACATGCGCGCGGCGCTGGAGGAGTCGGGGCCGTTCGACCTGATCATCCTGGACCTGATGCTGCCGGGCGAAGACGGCCTCACGCTGTGCCGCGACCTGCGCACCGGCAAGTACAAGGCCACGCCGATCCTGATGCTCACCGCGCGCAGCGAGGAGGCCGACCGCATCCTGGGCCTGGAGATGGGCGCCGACGACTATCTGGCCAAGCCTTTCTCGGCGCGCGAGCTGCTGGCGCGCATCCGGTCGGTGCTGCGCCGCACGCGCATGCTGCCGCCGAACATGCGCTCTACCGAAGCGGCGTCGAAGCTGGCGTTCGGCGAGTGGCAGGTGGACACGACCGCGCGTCACTTGCTGGACGACAGCGGGGTGATGGTGGCGCTGAGCGGCGCCGAATACCGGCTGCTGCGCGTGTTTCTAGATCATCCGCAGAAGGTGTTGAGCCGTGACCAGCTGCTGAGCCTGACGCAGGGGCGCGAGGCGGAGTTGTTCGAGCGATCCATCGACCTGCTGGTGAGCCGGTTGCGCCAGCGGTTGCGGGACGATGCGCGGGAGCCGCGCTACATCAAGACGGTGCGCAGCGAGGGCTATGTGCTGGCGGCGTCGGTCGAGCCGGTGGACTGA
- a CDS encoding Crp/Fnr family transcriptional regulator — protein MYLHPLIANVPPAERAALVQCSELRSYRRNDVVLNADEWTDRIYCVAGGLLRVVAHGREDGGDVTTDFIRQDDFFLSPSFSEDRYQAMQTLVAALPSSVYLVPVAAVRKLCGLYPEVAIGLLGLAMKRMSVIRGQLRRISALSSEDLVSRVLHQLTQLAPAVTGGYDKRITQSVIASYSGLSREVVNKTMRDLESRGLVRRDEHGVHVDADFAATDFGGLLPLEENLSHIAPHQASPMFAPDMFETPRGSPSRAGKSGRP, from the coding sequence ATGTATCTGCATCCCCTCATAGCCAATGTGCCGCCCGCCGAGCGCGCGGCCCTGGTCCAGTGCAGCGAGTTGCGCTCGTACCGGCGCAACGACGTCGTGCTCAACGCCGACGAATGGACGGACCGCATCTACTGCGTGGCGGGCGGCCTCTTGCGCGTGGTCGCGCACGGCCGCGAAGACGGCGGCGACGTCACCACCGACTTCATTCGCCAGGACGATTTCTTTCTCAGCCCCTCATTCAGCGAAGACCGCTACCAGGCCATGCAGACGCTCGTCGCCGCCTTGCCGTCTTCTGTCTACCTCGTGCCCGTGGCGGCCGTGCGCAAGCTGTGCGGGCTGTACCCCGAAGTGGCCATCGGCCTGCTGGGCCTAGCCATGAAGCGCATGTCGGTCATTCGCGGGCAACTGCGCCGCATTTCCGCGCTGTCGTCCGAAGACCTGGTGAGCCGCGTGCTGCACCAGCTGACGCAGCTGGCCCCGGCCGTGACCGGCGGCTACGACAAGCGCATCACCCAGTCGGTGATCGCCTCTTACTCGGGCCTTTCGCGCGAGGTGGTCAACAAGACCATGCGCGACCTGGAGAGCCGCGGCCTCGTTCGGCGCGACGAGCACGGCGTGCATGTGGACGCCGATTTCGCGGCCACCGATTTCGGCGGCCTGCTGCCATTGGAAGAGAACCTCTCGCACATCGCGCCGCACCAGGCCAGCCCGATGTTCGCGCCCGACATGTTCGAAACGCCGCGCGGGTCGCCCAGCCGGGCCGGCAAGTCCGGGCGGCCCTGA
- a CDS encoding thioredoxin family protein translates to MRLRSPATFFAVAIAASAAALTLTFAAPPLGGDIPAAQAQPAPDFQNIDTWLNSQPLKLEELRGKVVLVDFWTYTCINCLNHLPYVKDWNAKYKDKGLVVVGVHTPEFAYEKSTKNVKDAIQRLQITHAVAQDNSYGTWKAFKNQYWPAVYLIDKQGKIVYSHFGEGSYGATEKKIQALLAEPLPVGS, encoded by the coding sequence ATGCGACTGCGCTCTCCCGCCACCTTCTTCGCTGTAGCCATCGCGGCATCAGCGGCAGCCCTGACGCTGACTTTCGCGGCACCGCCGCTGGGCGGCGACATTCCCGCCGCGCAGGCCCAGCCTGCCCCCGACTTCCAGAACATCGACACCTGGCTCAACTCCCAGCCGCTCAAGCTCGAGGAGTTGCGCGGCAAGGTCGTGCTGGTCGACTTCTGGACCTACACCTGCATCAACTGCCTCAACCACCTGCCCTACGTGAAAGACTGGAACGCGAAGTACAAGGACAAGGGCCTCGTCGTGGTGGGCGTGCACACGCCCGAGTTCGCCTACGAAAAGTCGACCAAGAACGTGAAGGACGCGATCCAGCGCCTGCAGATCACCCATGCCGTGGCGCAGGACAACAGCTACGGCACCTGGAAGGCCTTCAAGAACCAGTACTGGCCCGCCGTGTACCTGATCGACAAGCAGGGAAAGATCGTCTACTCGCACTTCGGCGAGGGCAGCTATGGCGCCACGGAGAAGAAGATCCAGGCGTTGCTGGCCGAGCCTTTGCCTGTGGGGTCTTGA
- a CDS encoding putative hemolysin, with translation MIKALFLPLSVLLITACAQPAPPPRVGMANPASVYCQSLGGKTLMRSNDKGQYGVCQLPDGTQIEEWELYRRDHPAK, from the coding sequence ATGATCAAAGCTCTATTCCTGCCGTTGAGTGTTCTGCTGATCACCGCATGCGCACAGCCTGCGCCGCCACCGCGGGTCGGCATGGCGAATCCGGCCTCGGTCTATTGTCAGAGCCTAGGGGGCAAGACGCTCATGAGGTCGAACGACAAGGGGCAGTACGGGGTTTGCCAGTTGCCGGATGGCACGCAGATCGAGGAGTGGGAGCTCTATCGGCGCGACCATCCTGCGAAGTAG